The stretch of DNA GACAACAATTTGAGGTGCCGATACAAGCAGCAATTGGACAAAAAATTGTCGCTCGTTCGACAATCAGTGCAATCCGTAAAAACGTTCTTGCAAAATGTTATGGTGGAGATATTTCACGTAAACGTAAACTTCTTGATAAACAAAAAGAAGGTAAGAAGCGTATGAAACAAGTAGGTTCAGTTGAAGTACCACAAGAAGCGTTCATGGCTGTATTGAAGATGGACGAAGATTGATCAAATAGGTTTGTTAATGGAGGCTACTAGTTGGCCTCCTTTTTCTATAAGAAAGAAGGAAATGCCATGATTAAAGGAGCTTATATTCATATTCCTTTTTGTCATCAAATTTGTCACTACTGTGATTTCAACAAAGTGTTCTTTAAGAATCAACCGGTAGACGAGTATATCGAAACACTCGGCATGGAAATGAAGATGTTTGTTGAAAAGTACAAAGATCATTTACATATGGATACGATTTTTCTGGGTGGAGGAACACCTACAGCGCTGAGTGCGGATCAATTGGAAAGATTGTTCGAACTCATCAAACAACATATCCCGATGCAACATGTGCAGGAATTCACATCTGAAGCAAATCCAGATGAACTGACACACGACAAATTAGTTGTCATGAAGAACAATGGGATTAACCGTTTGAGCTTAGGTGTACAAAGTTTCGATGCGGATATACTAAGTCGCTTAGGTCGCACTCATTCAAACGAACATGTTTACAAAACCATTCAAATGGCTAAAGATATCGGCTTCACCAATATCAGCATTGATTTGATGTACGGCCTTCCGGGGCAAACAATGGACCAGTGGAAATATACACTGGACAAAGCGCTTGAACTGGATTTACCGCACTACTCCGCATATTCATTAATCGTCGAACCAAAGACGGTTTTTTATAATTTGATGACAAAAGGCAAATTGATTTTGCCGGGCGAAGACTTGGAAGCGGATATGTATGACGTGTTAATGACTGAAATGAAATCAAGAGGCATTCACCAATACGAAATCAGTAATTTTGCAAAGCCAGGTTTCCATTCGAAACATAACAATCTGTATTGGGACAATGTAGAATACGCAGGATTTGGTGCTGGGGCACATGGATACGCCTTAGGAAATCGCTATGCAAATATTGGTCCGATTAAAAAATATATGGACGCACTAGTAAGTAGAGAGTTTCCGGTGAATTCCATTCATGAAGTGACAGCTGTTGAAAGAATGGAAGAAGAAATGTTTTTGGGCTTACGAAAAGTTGCAGGAATCAATAAAAACAGCTTTGAAGAAAAGTTCGGCAAATCATTGGAAGAAATGTATGGACAAGTACTATCCAAGCATGTTGCAAGTGGCTCCATGATTAGCAACGAAGATAGCGTCGCTTTAACTCGAAAAGGAAGATTTATCGGAAATGAAATTTTCCAATCTTTTTTAATGGAATAAATAATCGTATCCGTTGACTTTAGTCAACGGATTTGATAATTTATGTATGAGTATTAGCACTCGCAAGAGATGAGTGCTAACAGAGGTGATAATAATGTTAACGAACCGACAATTGCTCATATTGCAAGTAACAGTTGATGACTTCATTGAGACCGCTCAACCAGTGGGATCAAGGCAGCTTTCCAAAAAAGAGGAAGTGCCGTTCAGTCCTGCGACGATTCGAAATGATATGGCTGATTTAGAAGATTTAGGTTATTTGGAAAAAACGCATACGTCGTCAGGTCGCATTCCTTCTGAAAAAGGATATCGATTTTATGTTGACCATTTACTTACGCCTCAACTTGCTTCATCAGATGACATGCAGCAAATTCAATCTGTCTTCCAGGAAAGAATTACTGAGACGGAACAAGTAATTCAAAAAACGGCCATGATATTGTCCGAATTAACGAGTTATACATCGATTTTGCTCGGACCTGATGTGCGTAAACACCGAGTTAAAAGATTTTCGATTGTTCCTTTAACCAATGATTCGGCAGTCGCAATCATCATAACGGATTCTGGTCATGTTGAAAATCGATTGTTCCAATTGCCGCAAGGTCTGACAGCATCTGATATTGAAAAGATGGTAAACATCTTAAATGAACAGCTGACCGGTGTTCACTTGCATGAACTTCAACGTGTGCTTGAAAAAGAAGCGGCCGCTTTGTTAAAACAGCATATTGGTCGTTACGGTGAACTCATGGCTTCATTTGGCGCAGCTATCTCGAGCCCACATGAAGAAAAAGTATTCTATGGCGGCAAATCCAAACTGCTTCATCATCCAGAGTTCAGTGACCTCCAGAAGGCTCGCGGCTTAATTACGATGATGGATCAAGCTAATCAAATTTCAACTTTGTTTTCACCGAACCAAGCGGGTATTCACATTCGCATCGGTTCTGAGAATAACCTTTTGGAAATGGAAGAATGTAGTGTCATTACAGCATCCTATACCATTGGGGAAGAACAAATGGGCTCCATAGCTATTATTGGCCCAACTAGAATGGATTATCGACGAGTTGTCACTTTACTGGATGTCATGAGTGGCGATCTGTCTCGTGAACTTACTCGCATTTTGCGTGGTTCACGATAAAGAAGGAGGAACTAAACGTGTCGCAATCTGAAGAAAAAGAAGTTGTCTCAAACACGGAAGAAAAAGAATCTGTGGAAGTTTCTGAACAACCTACGGGTACTGAAGAACAGCTGACAGGTCAAGAAACAAACAATGAAGAGCCATCTGAGCTCGAATTGCTACAAAAACAATTAGACGAAGAAACAAACCGTCATTTGCGTCTGCGTGCAGACTATGAAAACTTTAAGCGTCGAGCGCATTTGGACCGTGAAGCTGCGGATAAATATAAGGCACAGAACTTGCTTTCAAACTTATTACCAGTGCTTGATAATTTCGAGCGTGCCATGCAAGTAGAGTCGGCTTCGGAAGAATCACAATCTTTGCGTAAAGGCTTAGAGATGGTCTACAAGACATTGGTTGAAGCAACCGAAAAAGAAGGTTTACAAGTAATCGAAGCCGAAGGTGTTGAGTTTGACCCGAATTTACATCAAGCAGTTATGACCGAATCGGACGACTCAAAAGCATCAGGTATCGTGTTACAAGAGTTGCAAAAAGGATACAAGTACAAAGACCGTGTGCTTCGACCAACAATGGTAAAAGTAAACGAATAATTAACTTTCATACTTCTAGGAGGAATTATAGAATGAGCAAAATTATCGGTATTGACTTAGGAACAACAAATTCATGTGTATCAGTTCTTGAAGGTGGAGAACCAAAAGTTATCCCAAATCCAGAAGGTAACCGCACAACACCATCTGTTGTCGCATTCAAAAACGGCGAACGCCAAGTTGGGGAAGTAGCGAAACGTCAATCAATCACGAACCCGAACACAATTCAATCAGTTAAACGCCATATGGGTACTGATCATAAAGTCGAAGTTGAAGACAAAGAATACACTCCACAAGAAGTTTCAGCTATGATTCTTCAATACCTTAAAGGGTACGCAGAAGATTACTTGGGTGAAAAAGTAACAAAAGCAGTAATTACAGTTCCTGCTTATTTCAACGACGCTGAGCGTCAAGCAACTAAAGATGCTGGTCGTATCGCTGGTCTAGAAGTAGAACGTATTATTAACGAACCAACTGCAGCTGCTCTTGCATACGGTTTAGACAAAATGGATCAAGACCAAACGATTTTAGTATATGACCTTGGTGGCGGTACGTTTGACGTATCAATCCTTGAACTTGGCGATGGCGTATTCGAAGTGCGTTCAACTGCCGGTGACAACCGTCTTGGTGGGGATGATTTCGACCAATTGTTAATGGATTATTTCGTTGCTGAGTTCAAAAAAGAAAACGGTATCGATTTATCTAAAGACAAAATGGCTACTCAACGTTTGAAAGATGCAGCTGAAAAAGCGAAAAAAGATCTTTCTGGAGTAACATCTACTCAAGTTTCATTACCATTCATCACTGCAGGCGAAGCAGGTCCATTACATTTGGAAATGACTTTAAGCCGCACGAAATTTGATGAATTAACAGCTTCATTAGTAGAACGTACAATGGTTCCAACGCGTCAAGCATTAAAAGATGCTGACCTTTCACCTTCACAAATCGACAAAGTTATTTTAGTTGGTGGATCTACGCGTATCCCAGCGGTACAAGAAGCAATTAAGAAAGAAACAGGCAAAGAACCACATCGTGGTGTTAACCCGGATGAAGTAGTAGCAATGGGTGCAGCAGTGCAAGGTGGCGTATTAACTGGAGACGTAAAAGACGTAGTACTACTTGACGTAACTCCACTATCACTTGGTATCGAAACAATGGGTAGCGTGTTCACGAAATTAATCGAGCGCAACACGACGATTCCAACATCAAAATCACAAACTTTCTCAACAGCTGCTGATAATCAACCAGCTGTAGATATTCACGTTTTACAAGGTGAGCGTCCAATGGCTACTGACAACAAAACGTTAGGTCGTTTCCAATTGGCTGATATTCCACCAGCACCACGTGGCGTACCTCAAATCGAAGTAACTTTCGATATTGATAAAAATGGTATCGTAACAGTTAAAGCAAAAGATTTAGGAACTCAAAAAGAACAAAACATTACAATCCAATCAAATACGGCTTTAACTGACGAAGAAATCGATCGTATGGTGAAAGAAGCGGAAGCAAATGCTGAAGCAGATAAAGCGCGTAAAGAAGAAGCTGAATTGAAAAATGAAGCGGATCAAATGGTCTTCATGACCGAAAAAACATTAAAAGATCTTGAAGGCAAAGTTTCTGAA from Paenisporosarcina sp. FSL H8-0542 encodes:
- the dnaK gene encoding molecular chaperone DnaK → MSKIIGIDLGTTNSCVSVLEGGEPKVIPNPEGNRTTPSVVAFKNGERQVGEVAKRQSITNPNTIQSVKRHMGTDHKVEVEDKEYTPQEVSAMILQYLKGYAEDYLGEKVTKAVITVPAYFNDAERQATKDAGRIAGLEVERIINEPTAAALAYGLDKMDQDQTILVYDLGGGTFDVSILELGDGVFEVRSTAGDNRLGGDDFDQLLMDYFVAEFKKENGIDLSKDKMATQRLKDAAEKAKKDLSGVTSTQVSLPFITAGEAGPLHLEMTLSRTKFDELTASLVERTMVPTRQALKDADLSPSQIDKVILVGGSTRIPAVQEAIKKETGKEPHRGVNPDEVVAMGAAVQGGVLTGDVKDVVLLDVTPLSLGIETMGSVFTKLIERNTTIPTSKSQTFSTAADNQPAVDIHVLQGERPMATDNKTLGRFQLADIPPAPRGVPQIEVTFDIDKNGIVTVKAKDLGTQKEQNITIQSNTALTDEEIDRMVKEAEANAEADKARKEEAELKNEADQMVFMTEKTLKDLEGKVSEEEKKQAEDAKDELKAALEAGNLEDIRTKKDKLNEIVQALTMKLYEQAAAEAQGAEGAEDSKKDDGVVDAEFEEVNDDNNK
- the hemW gene encoding radical SAM family heme chaperone HemW, coding for MIKGAYIHIPFCHQICHYCDFNKVFFKNQPVDEYIETLGMEMKMFVEKYKDHLHMDTIFLGGGTPTALSADQLERLFELIKQHIPMQHVQEFTSEANPDELTHDKLVVMKNNGINRLSLGVQSFDADILSRLGRTHSNEHVYKTIQMAKDIGFTNISIDLMYGLPGQTMDQWKYTLDKALELDLPHYSAYSLIVEPKTVFYNLMTKGKLILPGEDLEADMYDVLMTEMKSRGIHQYEISNFAKPGFHSKHNNLYWDNVEYAGFGAGAHGYALGNRYANIGPIKKYMDALVSREFPVNSIHEVTAVERMEEEMFLGLRKVAGINKNSFEEKFGKSLEEMYGQVLSKHVASGSMISNEDSVALTRKGRFIGNEIFQSFLME
- the hrcA gene encoding heat-inducible transcriptional repressor HrcA → MLTNRQLLILQVTVDDFIETAQPVGSRQLSKKEEVPFSPATIRNDMADLEDLGYLEKTHTSSGRIPSEKGYRFYVDHLLTPQLASSDDMQQIQSVFQERITETEQVIQKTAMILSELTSYTSILLGPDVRKHRVKRFSIVPLTNDSAVAIIITDSGHVENRLFQLPQGLTASDIEKMVNILNEQLTGVHLHELQRVLEKEAAALLKQHIGRYGELMASFGAAISSPHEEKVFYGGKSKLLHHPEFSDLQKARGLITMMDQANQISTLFSPNQAGIHIRIGSENNLLEMEECSVITASYTIGEEQMGSIAIIGPTRMDYRRVVTLLDVMSGDLSRELTRILRGSR
- the grpE gene encoding nucleotide exchange factor GrpE — protein: MSQSEEKEVVSNTEEKESVEVSEQPTGTEEQLTGQETNNEEPSELELLQKQLDEETNRHLRLRADYENFKRRAHLDREAADKYKAQNLLSNLLPVLDNFERAMQVESASEESQSLRKGLEMVYKTLVEATEKEGLQVIEAEGVEFDPNLHQAVMTESDDSKASGIVLQELQKGYKYKDRVLRPTMVKVNE